A single genomic interval of Pyruvatibacter sp. HU-CL02332 harbors:
- the folD gene encoding bifunctional methylenetetrahydrofolate dehydrogenase/methenyltetrahydrofolate cyclohydrolase FolD, whose translation MPATLIDGKTYASKVKEQVTAGVEAFKAKTGTSPGLAVVLVGEDPASKVYVASKARVSGEVGIRSIEHKLPASTSQEDLLQLVRALNVDPEVNGILVQFPVPDQISQQAVIDTIDPLKDVDGLHPLNAGRLASGLDAMVPCTPYGAYLMLKGVREDLSGLKALVIGRSNLVGKPVAQLLLRENCTVTMAHSRTKDLRAEARAADVLVAAIGKPNFVQGDWVKPGALVIDVGINRIPAPEKGEGKTRLVGDVDFAAASDIAGAITPVPGGVGLMTVACLMRNTLIAAHRQAGLPDPAV comes from the coding sequence ATGCCCGCGACGCTCATTGATGGCAAGACCTATGCTTCCAAGGTGAAGGAGCAGGTCACAGCGGGCGTTGAAGCTTTCAAGGCAAAGACCGGCACGTCGCCCGGCCTTGCGGTGGTGTTGGTTGGCGAGGACCCGGCGAGCAAGGTTTATGTGGCCTCCAAGGCGCGGGTCAGCGGCGAAGTCGGCATCCGGTCGATCGAGCACAAGCTCCCGGCATCAACTTCTCAGGAAGACTTGCTTCAACTTGTCCGCGCGCTGAATGTGGACCCTGAGGTAAACGGCATTCTGGTGCAGTTCCCGGTCCCCGATCAGATTTCCCAGCAGGCGGTGATCGACACGATTGACCCGTTGAAGGATGTCGATGGGTTGCACCCGCTCAATGCCGGGCGGCTGGCCAGTGGTCTGGATGCCATGGTGCCGTGCACGCCCTATGGAGCCTATCTCATGCTCAAAGGCGTGCGGGAAGATCTGTCCGGTTTGAAGGCGCTGGTGATTGGCCGTTCCAACCTTGTGGGCAAGCCGGTTGCGCAGTTGCTACTTCGCGAAAACTGCACCGTGACCATGGCGCATTCGCGCACGAAGGATCTGCGGGCGGAGGCGCGCGCGGCGGACGTGCTGGTCGCGGCCATTGGCAAGCCTAATTTTGTACAGGGCGACTGGGTAAAGCCGGGTGCGCTTGTGATTGACGTTGGCATCAACCGCATTCCGGCGCCTGAAAAAGGCGAAGGCAAGACGCGGCTTGTGGGTGACGTGGACTTTGCAGCAGCTTCGGACATCGCCGGTGCGATTACGCCGGTGCCGGGCGGTGTGGGTCTGATGACTGTTGCCTGCCTGATGCGCAACACGCTGATTGCAGCGCACCGTCAGGCCGGACTACCGGATCCGGCGGTCTAG
- a CDS encoding YggT family protein, protein MQAIALIALFILDIAWWFVIISVILSWLIAFNVLDTRNNFVYQITNMFHQLTEPLYRPIRNIMPDLGGIDLSPLIVLVGIYALRVIIITYML, encoded by the coding sequence ATGCAGGCCATTGCACTCATCGCGCTTTTCATTCTCGACATCGCCTGGTGGTTCGTCATTATCAGCGTGATCCTGAGCTGGCTTATCGCCTTCAATGTGCTCGATACCCGCAACAATTTCGTCTACCAGATCACCAACATGTTCCATCAGCTGACGGAACCGCTGTATCGGCCGATCCGCAATATCATGCCTGACCTTGGCGGTATTGATCTGTCACCGCTGATCGTTCTCGTCGGCATTTATGCCCTGCGGGTCATCATCATTACCTACATGCTGTAG
- a CDS encoding TetR/AcrR family transcriptional regulator gives MATGQKRLSKADRRQQLLETAQGIVSEAGTDALTLQTLAERAGVTKPIAYEHFGSRDGALIALYQRMDNEQINAARDALAQAPGTLDAVCEIVAASYVDCCVKAGPAFGAISAALEGSEEMHAVKAELREIYIRACHDAIKPFVTLSPSKARALIVGFLGAADALGADAAAGRMPRKTAVTVLTQLMLGSLSEHRAD, from the coding sequence GTGGCGACGGGACAAAAAAGGCTGTCCAAGGCAGATCGGCGGCAGCAGTTGCTGGAGACGGCACAGGGCATTGTAAGCGAGGCGGGCACGGACGCGTTGACCCTGCAGACGCTGGCCGAGCGGGCCGGTGTCACCAAGCCGATTGCGTATGAGCATTTCGGCTCCCGGGACGGTGCGCTGATCGCGCTCTACCAGCGCATGGACAATGAGCAGATCAATGCGGCACGTGATGCCCTGGCTCAAGCGCCGGGCACACTCGATGCGGTGTGCGAGATCGTGGCGGCGTCCTATGTGGACTGCTGCGTCAAGGCCGGACCTGCCTTCGGTGCTATTTCCGCAGCCCTTGAAGGCAGCGAAGAGATGCATGCGGTGAAGGCCGAGCTGCGCGAGATCTACATCCGCGCCTGCCATGACGCCATCAAGCCGTTTGTGACCCTGTCACCTTCAAAGGCACGGGCCCTGATTGTGGGATTTTTAGGGGCCGCAGATGCGCTTGGTGCGGATGCGGCGGCGGGTCGGATGCCGCGCAAGACGGCTGTAACCGTGCTGACGCAGCTCATGCTTGGGTCTCTGTCAGAACATCGCGCTGACTAG
- a CDS encoding PQ-loop domain-containing transporter: MSLAALAPYAEIIGAIAAVLTSASFLPQVWKTVKTRHADDFSWGWLAAFGAGVALWAAYGVVLEAPSIIINNILVWVCVMVMGWVKFRSHRG, from the coding sequence ATGTCTCTTGCTGCCCTTGCCCCCTACGCCGAGATCATCGGCGCCATTGCCGCCGTGCTGACGTCGGCTTCTTTCCTGCCGCAGGTCTGGAAGACCGTGAAAACGCGCCACGCGGATGATTTTTCATGGGGATGGCTTGCAGCCTTTGGGGCGGGTGTTGCCCTGTGGGCAGCCTATGGGGTGGTGCTGGAGGCGCCGTCGATCATCATCAACAATATTCTGGTCTGGGTGTGTGTGATGGTCATGGGCTGGGTCAAATTCCGCTCTCACCGGGGGTAG
- a CDS encoding VOC family protein has translation MSVVSLDDTITLALSVRDRHASAEWYEKHLGFGLLYHADEAGWSELQTKTAGVTLGLGEQAEPTPGNTVPVFGVADIAVARAALEKVDVSFDGATETIEGMVSTATFYDPDGNALMLAQDLTK, from the coding sequence ATGTCGGTAGTCTCACTGGACGATACGATCACTCTGGCTCTTTCGGTGCGGGACAGGCACGCCAGCGCTGAATGGTACGAAAAGCATCTTGGATTTGGGCTGCTGTATCATGCGGATGAGGCTGGCTGGAGCGAACTGCAGACCAAGACCGCCGGCGTGACGCTGGGTCTGGGCGAGCAAGCAGAGCCCACGCCGGGCAACACGGTTCCCGTGTTTGGCGTTGCAGACATTGCGGTTGCGCGCGCGGCTCTGGAAAAGGTCGATGTGTCGTTTGACGGGGCAACAGAGACCATTGAGGGCATGGTCAGTACCGCGACCTTCTACGATCCCGATGGCAATGCCCTCATGCTGGCTCAGGATCTGACAAAGTAA
- a CDS encoding aldo/keto reductase produces the protein MQTRQLGTLWPVSALTLGGGGLGQIWGETTRDEAVATARAAVDSGITLLDMAPLYGRGEAETVIGDAFEGNLPQGVRVTTKCQLGTPPADKVASELERRLVRSLETMRVEQADIFLLHSNICPDDYEYARNADTQHKWATRFSTYTDHMIPAMQSFVSRGLIGAWGITGVGLPRAIMDALRHDVKPDVVQAVANLMDSPGDMRRYEEPAEPRNIIRTAKNNDVGVLGIRAVQAGALTSAIDRALPDDNEQVTDYAKAGPFRALCKEMGEDPAVVAHRYALGMEGVDSVILGVKNREELKQLVDAEARGPLEDDVRDRIDALRLAFQKPRIPLEEFSMEALAAMSGDDGKDTLH, from the coding sequence ATGCAGACACGGCAACTGGGCACTCTGTGGCCCGTCAGCGCACTGACCCTTGGCGGCGGTGGCCTTGGTCAGATCTGGGGTGAGACGACCCGGGACGAGGCTGTGGCAACGGCACGCGCTGCTGTGGACAGCGGCATCACGTTGCTGGACATGGCGCCGCTGTATGGGCGCGGTGAGGCGGAGACGGTCATCGGCGATGCATTTGAAGGCAACCTGCCGCAAGGCGTGCGTGTCACCACCAAGTGTCAGCTGGGGACGCCGCCAGCAGACAAGGTTGCGTCCGAGCTTGAGCGTCGGCTTGTGCGCTCGCTTGAGACCATGCGGGTTGAGCAGGCAGACATCTTCCTTCTGCACTCCAACATCTGCCCTGACGATTATGAGTATGCGCGCAACGCGGACACCCAGCACAAATGGGCCACGCGCTTCAGCACGTATACGGACCATATGATCCCGGCGATGCAATCATTTGTTTCGCGTGGGCTGATTGGCGCGTGGGGCATAACCGGTGTCGGCCTGCCACGCGCAATCATGGATGCGCTGCGTCACGACGTGAAGCCAGACGTGGTGCAGGCGGTGGCAAACCTGATGGATTCCCCCGGCGACATGCGCCGCTATGAGGAACCAGCAGAGCCCCGCAATATCATCCGGACGGCGAAGAACAACGATGTGGGTGTGCTTGGTATTCGGGCCGTGCAGGCGGGCGCGCTGACGTCAGCTATTGACCGTGCCCTGCCGGACGACAATGAGCAGGTGACGGATTACGCCAAGGCCGGACCGTTTCGCGCCCTGTGCAAGGAAATGGGTGAAGACCCGGCAGTGGTTGCACACCGATATGCTCTCGGCATGGAAGGCGTGGACAGTGTCATTCTGGGTGTCAAAAACCGTGAAGAGCTGAAACAGCTGGTGGACGCAGAAGCGCGCGGGCCACTGGAAGATGATGTGCGTGACCGCATCGATGCGTTGCGGCTGGCCTTCCAGAAACCGCGCATCCCGCTTGAAGAGTTTTCGATGGAAGCTCTGGCGGCGATGTCAGGGGATGACGGCAAGGATACGCTGCACTGA
- a CDS encoding Crp/Fnr family transcriptional regulator — protein sequence MRVLRAKTRTLYDLLPQPVLDRVLATGTSRGFKDGQIIQQRGDDRQGISVLTSGQIVAGNAGADGSFLVSALLRPGETFGEFTVMADLPHTHTLWSQGETTITFIKGSLATRLMDEEPAFAHALLTIALLRNHELLEFLDAQRRLTLPIRIAQLLLTSVDPKAPADTVECRQEDLAVTLGVSRVATGKALKRLEQDGMVELGYGRIGLPDVQGLIAKVEADDPLFMLPRA from the coding sequence ATGCGGGTGCTGCGGGCCAAGACCAGAACGCTCTATGACCTGCTGCCGCAGCCGGTTCTGGACCGGGTGCTCGCCACCGGGACGTCACGTGGTTTCAAGGATGGCCAGATCATTCAGCAGCGCGGCGATGACCGGCAGGGTATTTCCGTTCTGACCTCGGGGCAGATCGTGGCGGGCAATGCAGGGGCCGACGGCTCGTTTTTGGTGTCCGCACTGCTGCGCCCCGGGGAGACATTTGGCGAATTCACCGTGATGGCCGACCTGCCTCATACGCACACGCTGTGGTCGCAGGGGGAGACGACGATCACGTTCATCAAAGGGTCGCTTGCCACCCGGTTGATGGATGAGGAGCCGGCCTTCGCGCATGCCCTGCTGACCATCGCCCTGTTACGCAATCACGAACTTCTGGAATTCCTGGATGCCCAGCGTCGCCTGACACTGCCCATCAGGATTGCGCAGTTGCTGCTGACATCGGTCGATCCCAAGGCACCCGCGGATACGGTGGAGTGCCGTCAGGAGGATCTTGCGGTGACGCTGGGGGTGTCGCGCGTTGCCACGGGCAAGGCGCTCAAGCGTCTCGAGCAGGACGGGATGGTCGAGCTTGGATATGGGCGCATCGGCCTGCCGGATGTTCAGGGCCTTATTGCCAAGGTGGAAGCGGATGATCCGCTTTTCATGCTGCCGAGGGCCTAA
- a CDS encoding argininosuccinate synthase, protein MTVTDVKKVVLAYSGGLDTSIMLKWLKETYDCEVVTFTADLGQGEELEPARQKAEMAGIKDIYIEDLREDFVADYVFPMMRANALYEGLYLLGTSIARPLIAKRQIEIARETGADAVCHGATGKGNDQVRFELAYYALQPDIKVIAPWRDWELKSREALIDFAEKHQIPIAKDKRGEAPFSVDANLLHTSSEGKALEDPAVEAPEYVYQRTISPEAAPDTPTYIEVGFEKGDPVSINGVAMSPATMLTELNRYGHDNGIGRLDLVENRFVGMKSRGIYETPGGTIMLMAHRGIEQITLDRGAAHLKDELMPKYAELVYFGMWFSPEREMLQALIDQSQERVNGTVRLKLYKGSVDVVGRWSDDSLYSMEHVTFEEDDVYDQADASGFIKINALRLRLLADRNNRSK, encoded by the coding sequence ATGACCGTGACCGACGTCAAGAAGGTGGTGCTCGCCTATTCAGGCGGGCTCGACACTTCCATCATGCTGAAATGGCTGAAGGAGACCTACGACTGCGAGGTCGTGACCTTCACTGCTGATCTGGGCCAGGGCGAAGAGCTGGAACCAGCCCGCCAGAAGGCCGAGATGGCTGGCATCAAGGACATTTACATCGAGGATCTGCGCGAAGACTTCGTGGCGGACTACGTCTTCCCGATGATGCGCGCCAATGCCCTCTATGAGGGGCTGTATTTGCTCGGCACCTCTATCGCCCGGCCGCTGATTGCCAAACGTCAGATCGAGATTGCCCGCGAAACCGGCGCGGATGCCGTGTGCCATGGTGCCACGGGTAAAGGCAATGATCAGGTCCGTTTCGAGCTGGCCTATTACGCGCTGCAGCCCGACATCAAAGTCATTGCCCCCTGGCGCGACTGGGAGCTCAAGTCCCGCGAAGCCCTGATCGACTTTGCTGAAAAGCATCAGATCCCCATCGCCAAGGACAAGCGCGGCGAGGCACCCTTCTCCGTGGACGCCAACCTGCTGCATACATCCTCAGAAGGCAAAGCCCTGGAAGACCCCGCTGTGGAAGCACCGGAATATGTCTACCAGCGCACCATCTCGCCTGAAGCAGCACCGGACACACCGACTTACATCGAAGTCGGCTTTGAAAAAGGCGATCCCGTTTCCATCAACGGCGTTGCCATGTCTCCGGCCACGATGCTCACGGAGCTGAACCGCTACGGCCACGACAACGGCATCGGCCGGCTGGACCTGGTCGAAAACCGGTTCGTCGGCATGAAGAGCCGTGGCATCTACGAGACCCCCGGCGGCACCATCATGCTCATGGCCCATCGCGGCATCGAGCAGATCACGCTGGACCGCGGCGCGGCCCATCTCAAAGACGAGCTGATGCCAAAGTATGCAGAGCTTGTGTATTTCGGCATGTGGTTCTCACCCGAACGCGAAATGCTGCAGGCGCTGATCGACCAGAGCCAGGAGCGGGTCAACGGCACTGTCCGCCTCAAGCTCTACAAGGGCTCGGTCGATGTCGTCGGCCGCTGGTCGGATGATTCCCTGTACTCGATGGAACACGTCACTTTTGAAGAAGACGACGTCTACGATCAGGCGGACGCGTCCGGCTTCATCAAGATCAATGCCCTGCGCCTGCGCCTCCTCGCAGACCGCAACAACCGCTCCAAGTAG
- a CDS encoding serine hydrolase domain-containing protein, with protein MRRVRSYLAAVLIGILVVSGAARADTGMLDWEDREIAQALDAFMPRLMDEENVPGAQVAFIRDGRMVYERAFGVRNVIGRAPVTTETIFEAASISKPVAAHVALQLVAAGKLRLDKDIGLGLEPPWLEPGADGSIPKITLEQVLTHRSGLSNDIRRTSHSLVTPPGGAFSYAGEGFGYLGYAITAHEQRPFADVARVRLLEPLGMAATGFALEDAQMALVATGHTGLWMPLAMVFVPFVAVFVIGALLAFLVVRLVLQQPHMESRHLVLPGILAGIATIVVLLELVGLGLLTAVLLIAFIFVLCVALAAVLWRLVFHLLGFTRARPGTVMRREEVSGSFWTRIAVVLAVVSLLPLMFMSVPLPLRAAGDVHPAASLRGTAGEIALFAQEIIDPRLLERADMREMTRPHVPVGHGAPEGLAWGLGIGVRDRRLSDGDTQRTLWQWGSNPGYSSLLVIEPRSQAALVVLTNSQSGGRLVQELGAHVFGGLVELERDESWIVPFAAVAPNF; from the coding sequence ATGCGCCGGGTCCGGTCATATCTTGCGGCGGTTCTGATCGGCATTCTTGTTGTGAGTGGTGCAGCGCGCGCAGACACGGGCATGCTGGACTGGGAAGACCGCGAGATTGCGCAGGCGCTTGATGCGTTCATGCCGCGCCTGATGGACGAAGAAAATGTGCCCGGTGCCCAGGTCGCGTTCATTCGTGATGGGCGCATGGTGTATGAGCGCGCGTTTGGGGTGCGCAATGTCATTGGACGCGCGCCGGTTACCACCGAGACGATTTTTGAAGCGGCCTCGATCTCAAAGCCGGTCGCGGCTCATGTTGCTCTGCAGCTTGTGGCCGCCGGCAAGTTGCGGCTCGACAAGGACATTGGTCTGGGGCTTGAGCCGCCATGGCTGGAGCCGGGAGCTGACGGCAGCATTCCCAAGATCACCCTTGAGCAGGTCCTGACCCATAGATCAGGACTTTCCAACGATATTCGCCGTACGTCGCACAGCCTCGTGACGCCTCCCGGTGGCGCCTTCTCCTATGCCGGTGAGGGGTTTGGATATCTTGGTTATGCGATCACCGCCCATGAACAACGGCCCTTTGCAGACGTTGCGCGGGTAAGATTGCTGGAGCCATTGGGCATGGCTGCAACAGGGTTTGCCCTCGAAGACGCGCAGATGGCATTGGTGGCAACGGGTCACACAGGCCTCTGGATGCCGCTGGCGATGGTGTTCGTGCCGTTCGTCGCGGTGTTTGTGATTGGAGCGTTGCTTGCTTTCCTCGTGGTGCGGCTGGTTCTGCAGCAGCCACATATGGAAAGCCGACATCTGGTCCTGCCGGGCATTCTGGCGGGCATTGCCACTATTGTTGTGTTGCTGGAGCTGGTGGGGCTGGGCCTTTTGACGGCTGTGCTGTTGATCGCCTTCATCTTTGTTTTGTGCGTGGCGCTGGCGGCTGTGTTGTGGCGGCTGGTGTTTCACCTTCTGGGGTTCACCCGAGCCCGACCGGGCACGGTGATGCGGCGCGAAGAAGTATCGGGCAGTTTCTGGACACGCATTGCTGTGGTCCTGGCGGTGGTCTCCCTGTTGCCGCTGATGTTCATGAGCGTGCCTTTGCCATTGCGCGCCGCAGGTGATGTGCACCCGGCGGCGTCCCTTCGTGGTACGGCTGGTGAGATCGCGCTGTTTGCGCAGGAAATCATCGATCCGCGCTTGCTGGAACGCGCTGACATGCGCGAGATGACACGGCCTCATGTGCCTGTTGGTCATGGCGCGCCGGAAGGCTTGGCCTGGGGCCTTGGCATTGGTGTGCGTGACCGGCGGCTGAGTGACGGCGACACGCAGCGGACACTTTGGCAGTGGGGCTCCAACCCGGGCTACTCAAGCCTTCTGGTGATTGAACCGCGCAGCCAAGCCGCGTTGGTTGTGCTGACAAACTCACAGTCCGGTGGTCGTCTGGTTCAGGAACTTGGCGCGCATGTGTTCGGCGGGCTTGTTGAACTGGAGCGCGATGAATCCTGGATCGTGCCGTTTGCGGCTGTTGCGCCGAACTTCTAG
- a CDS encoding NAD(P)-dependent alcohol dehydrogenase encodes MAETMMPGTMKAATWPPTGGAMQIIDAPVPKPKSGEVLVQVKVAAINEMDVQTRDGGWKREVKTFRKAGPVVTGFEFAGIAASSDGHIKAGMRVVAYSPVLKGPRAHAQFAVAPTQSLAEIPHDMSFADATALSVMGLTAIEVVDDIAKITPGQKVCVLGAAGGLGAYTVQLAKARGAHVTAIASAENEAFVMAQGADVFRARSDTPVLHRGDRFNLILDVPAKYSFAGSRRHLAPGGVFVSSNPLNDLTGFPRALVSRRKAGWLLMLSTTPQKLKRLIETAASGDLTPVIDATYGLAQIDAAFDRFATPGKQGRVLIDMEAGS; translated from the coding sequence ATGGCTGAGACCATGATGCCTGGGACAATGAAAGCAGCAACATGGCCGCCCACCGGCGGTGCCATGCAGATCATCGACGCACCCGTACCAAAGCCCAAATCCGGCGAGGTGCTGGTGCAGGTCAAAGTCGCTGCCATCAACGAAATGGATGTGCAGACACGAGATGGCGGCTGGAAGCGGGAGGTGAAGACCTTCCGTAAGGCTGGTCCTGTCGTCACCGGCTTCGAGTTTGCCGGCATTGCAGCCAGCAGCGACGGGCACATCAAGGCCGGCATGCGGGTCGTCGCCTACAGTCCTGTCCTCAAGGGCCCCCGCGCCCATGCGCAATTTGCTGTGGCTCCAACACAGTCTTTGGCCGAGATTCCACACGACATGAGCTTTGCCGACGCCACAGCCCTGTCCGTGATGGGCCTTACAGCTATTGAGGTGGTAGATGACATCGCAAAGATCACCCCGGGACAAAAAGTCTGTGTGCTGGGCGCCGCAGGTGGCCTTGGAGCCTATACGGTCCAACTGGCGAAGGCGCGCGGTGCACATGTGACGGCGATCGCATCGGCCGAAAACGAGGCCTTTGTCATGGCGCAGGGTGCCGATGTGTTTCGCGCCAGAAGTGACACACCTGTTCTGCACAGGGGCGACCGCTTCAACCTCATTCTGGATGTGCCAGCGAAATACAGTTTTGCGGGCTCCCGCAGACATCTGGCTCCCGGCGGTGTGTTCGTCTCGTCAAACCCGTTGAACGACCTTACCGGCTTTCCCCGCGCGCTCGTGTCTCGACGCAAAGCCGGTTGGCTGCTGATGCTGAGCACGACGCCGCAGAAACTGAAACGCCTAATCGAAACGGCAGCATCAGGAGACCTGACGCCCGTGATCGACGCGACCTATGGGCTAGCGCAGATCGATGCAGCCTTTGACAGGTTTGCCACGCCGGGCAAGCAGGGCCGTGTTCTGATTGACATGGAGGCAGGCAGCTAG
- the ppa gene encoding inorganic diphosphatase — translation MRIEALSIGDNPPYDVNVIVEVPVGGAPIKYEFDKPSGALVVDRFLNASMRYPCNYGFVPHTLSMDGDPVDVLVAGTPAVVPGAVMACRPVGVLMMEDEAGMDEKIVAVPPSRLNTYYDSVQNYTDLPKMLLDQIEHFFNHYKALEKDKWVKLNGWGDASKARGLIEEAIAKAKA, via the coding sequence ATGCGTATCGAAGCCCTGTCCATCGGTGACAACCCGCCCTACGACGTCAACGTCATTGTTGAAGTGCCCGTCGGTGGCGCGCCGATCAAATATGAATTCGACAAGCCGTCCGGCGCCTTGGTGGTGGATCGTTTCCTGAACGCGTCCATGCGCTACCCGTGCAATTACGGCTTCGTGCCGCACACCCTGTCCATGGATGGTGACCCGGTGGACGTGCTCGTCGCCGGAACACCTGCCGTGGTGCCCGGTGCCGTCATGGCCTGCCGCCCGGTCGGCGTGCTGATGATGGAAGACGAAGCCGGCATGGACGAAAAGATCGTCGCCGTCCCGCCGTCACGCCTCAACACCTATTATGACAGCGTCCAGAACTACACGGACCTGCCCAAGATGCTGCTCGACCAGATCGAGCACTTCTTCAACCACTACAAGGCGCTTGAAAAAGACAAGTGGGTGAAGCTCAACGGCTGGGGCGATGCCAGCAAGGCCCGCGGCCTCATTGAAGAAGCCATTGCCAAGGCAAAAGCGTAA
- a CDS encoding winged helix-turn-helix transcriptional regulator yields the protein MDIALLVNITSKAWALKILALLDSGVPGRQAPLLAATQASRTSFAASLRHLVQLGLLEKNPGHGHPLRPEFRLTPAGEVAASVAGRIMKIAPDDDAFAIIRRSWAVPILAVTQSPERFSGIKSGLGTITDRALSQSLCILEDKAWLKREIDVSQRAPFPTYHAANAGRKISHAIGLSI from the coding sequence ATGGATATAGCACTGCTTGTCAACATCACATCCAAGGCCTGGGCTTTGAAGATCCTGGCCCTGCTGGACTCCGGCGTGCCAGGTCGGCAGGCACCGCTGCTGGCTGCAACACAGGCAAGCCGCACATCGTTTGCGGCAAGCCTCCGTCATCTGGTGCAGCTTGGATTGCTTGAGAAGAACCCCGGCCATGGTCACCCCCTGCGCCCGGAGTTCCGACTGACCCCGGCAGGAGAAGTCGCCGCGTCGGTTGCCGGCAGGATCATGAAGATCGCCCCTGACGATGACGCATTTGCCATCATAAGGCGGAGTTGGGCCGTGCCCATTCTGGCTGTCACACAGTCGCCGGAGCGCTTCTCGGGCATCAAGTCCGGGCTGGGAACGATCACCGATCGCGCCCTGTCACAGTCCCTGTGCATTCTGGAAGACAAGGCATGGCTTAAACGTGAGATTGACGTTTCACAACGCGCACCATTTCCCACCTACCACGCAGCAAACGCCGGCAGAAAAATCAGCCACGCCATTGGCCTGAGCATCTGA
- a CDS encoding GNAT family N-acetyltransferase: protein MTAHALTPATANAPSAQIASLVHMTGPQSYDYIFGSQAKLEKFIAKAWPMTGTLYSYDATTLVEENNAIIGIELGYPGKEFYSRRNASLQASIKAAEDGSLTEQDLYGIGDRADKASYLNAWVPEDVYYLMALAVPDTQRGRGIGKHLLASAIDKARADGFRALHLDVLSGNPAIGLYTAMGLTCLAETIAPEPCRDHGVPMEMRMGITL, encoded by the coding sequence ATGACCGCCCATGCCCTGACGCCCGCGACCGCCAATGCACCAAGTGCACAGATCGCCAGCCTCGTTCACATGACCGGCCCGCAATCCTATGACTACATCTTCGGGTCACAGGCGAAGCTCGAAAAATTCATCGCCAAGGCCTGGCCAATGACCGGCACCCTGTATTCCTACGACGCAACAACGCTCGTCGAGGAAAACAACGCCATCATCGGCATCGAGCTGGGCTATCCCGGCAAGGAATTCTACAGCCGTCGCAATGCCTCCCTGCAGGCCTCCATCAAGGCGGCAGAAGATGGAAGTCTCACCGAACAGGACCTTTACGGCATTGGTGATCGCGCCGACAAAGCCAGCTATCTCAACGCCTGGGTACCAGAGGATGTCTACTACCTCATGGCCCTTGCGGTGCCAGACACTCAACGTGGTCGCGGCATTGGCAAACATCTTCTTGCATCCGCCATCGACAAGGCCCGTGCAGATGGCTTTCGCGCTCTGCACCTTGATGTCCTGTCCGGCAACCCGGCCATTGGCCTCTACACCGCCATGGGCCTGACCTGCCTCGCCGAAACAATCGCTCCTGAACCCTGCCGCGACCATGGCGTCCCCATGGAAATGCGCATGGGGATCACGCTCTAA